The following are from one region of the Sandaracinus amylolyticus genome:
- a CDS encoding aspartate aminotransferase family protein: MTRPDLGSLLPSIRTPLPGARSAALVERLALTESPALTARRARRAESSGASWDPIVWSAARGANVVDADDNVFVDLASGFGVAAIGHAHPSVVRAIEEQTRTLIHGFGDVHPSTTKVALLERLATLAPFPDARVMLGAHGADAIEAALKTAMLDTRRAGVLAFEGGYHGLSHGPLAISGYRADFRAPFAAQLNPHVTFARWPRESDSLDDAITAVERAWDASPTSIGALFVEPIQGRGGVRIAPPGFLRALGELARARGARVIADEILVGLSRCGARYVSVDEGLTADLVCIGKALGGGLPLSACLGRADVMASWGDPSGEAIHTATFFGHPLACAAALAALDVIEGDDLARLSRDRGARWLDALRALAAKHPCVREVRGRGMLIGMELDSGARTLRVVPALLARGWITLPAGARAEVLQILPPITIDDTLLDAFVTALDATLAEVA; this comes from the coding sequence GTGACGCGCCCCGATCTCGGCTCGCTGCTCCCCTCGATCCGCACGCCGCTGCCCGGCGCGCGCTCGGCTGCGCTCGTCGAGCGTCTCGCGCTGACCGAGTCCCCCGCGCTCACCGCACGTCGTGCGCGCCGCGCCGAGAGCTCGGGCGCGAGCTGGGATCCGATCGTGTGGTCCGCCGCGCGCGGAGCGAACGTGGTCGATGCCGACGACAACGTGTTCGTCGATCTCGCGTCGGGGTTCGGCGTCGCGGCGATCGGGCACGCGCACCCGAGCGTGGTGCGCGCGATCGAGGAACAGACGCGCACGCTGATCCACGGCTTCGGCGACGTGCATCCGTCGACCACCAAGGTCGCGCTGCTCGAGCGGCTCGCGACGCTCGCGCCCTTCCCCGATGCGCGCGTGATGCTGGGCGCGCACGGCGCCGACGCGATCGAGGCCGCGCTCAAGACCGCGATGCTCGACACGCGGCGGGCGGGCGTGCTCGCGTTCGAAGGCGGCTACCACGGGCTCTCGCACGGGCCGCTCGCGATCAGCGGCTATCGCGCCGATTTCCGCGCGCCCTTCGCGGCGCAGCTCAATCCGCACGTGACCTTCGCGCGGTGGCCGCGCGAGAGCGACTCGCTCGACGACGCGATCACCGCGGTCGAGCGCGCGTGGGACGCATCACCGACGTCGATCGGCGCGCTCTTCGTGGAGCCGATCCAAGGGCGCGGCGGGGTGCGCATCGCGCCGCCGGGGTTCCTGCGCGCGCTGGGCGAGCTCGCACGAGCGCGCGGTGCGCGAGTGATCGCCGACGAGATCCTGGTCGGCCTCTCGCGCTGTGGTGCGCGCTACGTGTCGGTCGACGAAGGGCTCACGGCCGACCTCGTGTGCATCGGAAAGGCGCTCGGCGGCGGCTTGCCCCTCAGCGCGTGCCTCGGGCGCGCCGACGTGATGGCGAGCTGGGGCGATCCCAGCGGCGAGGCGATCCACACCGCGACGTTCTTCGGTCACCCCCTCGCCTGCGCGGCCGCGCTCGCCGCGCTCGACGTGATCGAGGGCGACGATCTCGCGCGCCTCTCTCGTGATCGCGGCGCGCGCTGGCTCGATGCGCTGCGCGCGCTCGCGGCGAAGCACCCGTGCGTGCGCGAGGTTCGAGGCCGCGGGATGCTGATCGGCATGGAGCTCGACTCCGGCGCACGAACGCTCCGCGTGGTCCCCGCGCTGCTCGCGCGAGGATGGATCACGCTGCCCGCCGGGGCGCGCGCCGAGGTGCTGCAGATCCTCCCGCCGATCACCATCGACGACACGCTGCTCGACGCGTTCGTCACCGCGCTCGACGCGACGCTCGCGGAGGTCGCATGA
- a CDS encoding acyl-protein synthetase: protein MTERDALHARIAAAIHGTISPAERDALLFDVARWQAAHNPVFARLCRARKVSFALPLVPDAWPAIPTDAFRYARVATWDDPSLDVRTFRTSGTTSGSRGAHPSRDLSLYDLAAERAARDFLFGPRRMRLAMLAPHPDEAPDSSLSYMLGRFVSWFADQVTWCWRDGSLDLASLRDALDASVRDRAPLAILGTSFAIVHADDALSEGERWRLPAGSLAMPTGGFKGRSREIDPAEMRALIASRFGLDPARDVIGEYGMTELSSQMYEREGTLDVPSWVRATPVDPDTLRPVPSGEIGILRIDDLANLDTAVSIQTADLARVGSDGRLALIGRAPGATPRGCSLAIEEALGRSGR from the coding sequence ATGACCGAGCGAGACGCCCTGCACGCGCGCATCGCCGCCGCGATCCACGGCACGATCTCGCCCGCCGAGCGCGACGCGCTGCTCTTCGACGTCGCGCGCTGGCAGGCCGCGCACAACCCGGTGTTCGCGCGCCTGTGCCGCGCCCGGAAGGTCTCGTTCGCGCTGCCGCTCGTGCCCGATGCGTGGCCCGCGATCCCGACCGACGCGTTCCGCTACGCGCGCGTCGCGACCTGGGACGATCCTTCGCTCGACGTCCGCACGTTCCGCACCTCGGGCACCACCAGCGGCTCGCGCGGCGCCCATCCTTCGCGCGATCTCTCGCTCTACGATCTCGCCGCCGAGCGCGCGGCGCGCGACTTCCTCTTCGGACCGCGTCGCATGCGCCTCGCGATGCTCGCGCCGCATCCCGACGAAGCGCCGGACTCGTCGCTCTCGTACATGCTCGGGCGCTTCGTTTCTTGGTTCGCCGACCAAGTTACGTGGTGCTGGCGCGATGGGTCGCTCGATCTCGCATCGCTGCGCGACGCGCTCGACGCGTCGGTGCGCGACCGAGCGCCGCTCGCGATCCTCGGCACCTCGTTCGCGATCGTGCACGCCGACGACGCGCTCTCGGAAGGCGAGCGATGGCGTCTGCCCGCGGGCAGTCTCGCGATGCCGACCGGTGGGTTCAAGGGACGCTCGCGCGAGATCGATCCCGCGGAGATGCGCGCGCTGATCGCGTCGCGCTTCGGCCTCGATCCCGCGCGCGACGTGATCGGCGAGTACGGCATGACCGAGCTCTCGTCACAGATGTACGAGCGCGAGGGCACGCTCGACGTGCCTTCGTGGGTGCGCGCGACGCCCGTCGATCCCGACACGCTGCGCCCGGTGCCGAGCGGAGAGATCGGGATCTTGCGCATCGACGATCTCGCGAACCTCGACACCGCGGTGTCGATCCAGACCGCCGATCTCGCGCGCGTCGGATCGGACGGGCGACTCGCGCTGATCGGGCGCGCGCCCGGCGCCACGCCGCGCGGCTGCTCGCTGGCGATCGAAGAAGCCCTCGGAAGGAGCGGACGATGA
- a CDS encoding acyl-CoA reductase → MSDERPGEVLAINPSGSIDRVIARVHEAGEVLRAASHDRVIRAIAGAAARLGDPDSRVGSEARASIPMRSGLSEQNVEHALSTSLEPLREDRLRTALTAFERAHHGRTTAPVRLAGMVLASNVFSAALRPLAWSLLLRVPAVVKPSSGDEGLAELFAVALAESDAELADAIALLRFARSDAAMLSAMASRCDVVHAWGSDRSVAEIRASLSATTSFVAHGHGLGAVFVPRSALTSASAVEHVADEIGLDVALYDQRGCLSPHFVLVERGGNVPAIELARVLSERALASQAREMPRGTLPLAMGAMQVQWRGVGATRGELFEGDGWAVTYEADAALRLSPGWRNLAVHDVADVRELGARLAPFGVHLKALGVAGEIDVRWNVARALPAPLAPRVSETGAMQTPGLLAATDGEPPWSGFVRLVDVD, encoded by the coding sequence ATGAGCGACGAGCGTCCCGGCGAGGTCCTCGCGATCAATCCTTCGGGCTCGATCGATCGAGTGATCGCGCGCGTGCACGAGGCCGGCGAGGTGCTGCGCGCGGCCTCGCACGATCGTGTGATCCGCGCGATCGCGGGCGCTGCCGCGCGCCTCGGCGATCCCGACTCGCGCGTGGGATCCGAAGCGCGCGCGTCGATCCCGATGCGCTCGGGGCTCAGCGAGCAGAACGTCGAGCACGCGCTCTCGACCTCGCTCGAGCCGCTGCGCGAGGACCGACTGCGCACCGCGCTCACCGCGTTCGAGCGCGCGCACCACGGGCGCACCACCGCGCCGGTGCGGCTCGCCGGCATGGTGCTCGCCAGCAACGTGTTCAGCGCCGCGCTGCGCCCGCTCGCGTGGTCGCTGCTGCTGCGGGTGCCGGCCGTGGTGAAGCCGTCGAGCGGCGACGAAGGGCTCGCCGAGCTCTTCGCGGTCGCGCTCGCCGAGAGCGACGCCGAGCTCGCCGACGCGATCGCGCTCTTGCGGTTCGCGCGCAGCGACGCGGCGATGCTCTCCGCGATGGCGAGCCGCTGCGACGTGGTGCACGCGTGGGGCAGCGATCGTTCGGTCGCCGAGATCCGCGCGTCGCTCTCCGCGACGACCTCGTTCGTCGCGCACGGCCACGGGCTCGGCGCGGTGTTCGTGCCGAGGAGCGCGCTCACGAGCGCGAGCGCGGTGGAGCACGTCGCGGACGAGATCGGGCTCGACGTCGCGCTCTACGATCAGCGCGGGTGTCTGTCGCCGCACTTCGTGCTGGTGGAGCGCGGCGGGAACGTGCCCGCGATCGAGCTCGCGCGCGTGCTCTCGGAGCGCGCGCTCGCGAGCCAGGCGCGCGAGATGCCGCGCGGCACGCTGCCGCTCGCGATGGGCGCGATGCAGGTGCAGTGGCGCGGCGTGGGCGCGACGCGCGGTGAGCTCTTCGAGGGCGATGGCTGGGCCGTGACCTACGAGGCCGATGCCGCGCTGCGCCTGTCGCCGGGCTGGCGCAACCTCGCGGTGCACGACGTCGCGGACGTGCGCGAGCTCGGCGCGAGGCTCGCGCCGTTCGGCGTGCACCTCAAGGCGCTGGGGGTCGCGGGCGAGATCGACGTGCGATGGAACGTCGCGCGCGCGCTGCCCGCACCGCTCGCGCCGCGCGTCAGCGAGACCGGCGCGATGCAGACCCCCGGCTTGCTCGCGGCGACCGACGGCGAGCCGCCGTGGTCCGGGTTCGTGCGCCTCGTCGACGTGGACTGA
- a CDS encoding PilZ domain-containing protein: MIPFAIGDRVFVMPDLSADLAWVGTVRDVDGSRATIEIPPVPSPLAVGTTTQLAMRRDGGIVLVAAEVIASTVRSIHVRALSQDGGLGRAPRAVSRKHLRTELRSACEVELEGARIDAAWVADLGAGGAQLVLPGDVVTAAGARGTCVMALPGEPRWTIAFRVVRVTSEDGDTRAGVVFEGLEPEIESRIDAFVHFVRRTRLTRRPPEPR, encoded by the coding sequence GTGATCCCGTTCGCGATCGGCGATCGAGTGTTCGTGATGCCCGATCTCAGCGCGGATCTCGCGTGGGTCGGCACGGTGCGCGACGTCGACGGATCGCGCGCGACGATCGAGATCCCGCCGGTGCCGTCGCCGCTCGCGGTGGGCACCACGACGCAGCTCGCGATGCGACGCGACGGAGGCATCGTGCTCGTCGCCGCCGAGGTGATCGCGAGCACGGTGCGCTCGATCCACGTGCGCGCGCTGTCGCAGGACGGTGGGCTCGGTCGCGCGCCGCGCGCGGTGAGCCGCAAGCACCTCCGCACCGAGCTGCGCAGCGCGTGCGAGGTCGAGCTCGAGGGCGCGCGCATCGACGCGGCGTGGGTCGCGGATCTCGGCGCGGGCGGTGCGCAGCTGGTCCTGCCGGGCGATGTCGTGACCGCCGCGGGCGCGCGCGGGACGTGCGTGATGGCGCTGCCCGGCGAGCCGCGATGGACGATCGCGTTCCGTGTGGTGCGGGTGACCAGCGAGGACGGCGACACGCGCGCGGGTGTGGTGTTCGAGGGGCTCGAGCCCGAGATCGAGTCGCGCATCGATGCGTTCGTGCACTTCGTGCGGCGCACGCGACTGACGCGGCGTCCGCCCGAGCCGCGTTAG
- a CDS encoding metallophosphoesterase family protein: MRLAIFSDVHANIEALSAVLEAYRRESVDEYYCLGDVVGYGASPNECADLVRNLAKVTILGNHDAAVAGRMDYSYYYEAARQALDTHARQLTPDNMAWLRSLPYKHDLANIGLTLCHGSPLRLEEFEYIFAPEQARECLSIWDELSDLTLIGHSHLCKVFALRPGEVEELPARRFTLRKGWKYIVSVGSVGQPRDYDNRASYTLFDSDTREFDFKRVEYDIESAATKIFEGNLERNFGHRLFIGV, encoded by the coding sequence ATGCGCCTTGCCATCTTCAGCGACGTGCACGCCAACATCGAGGCACTGAGCGCGGTGCTCGAGGCGTACCGTCGCGAGAGTGTCGACGAGTACTATTGTCTCGGCGACGTGGTGGGGTACGGCGCGAGCCCCAACGAGTGCGCGGACCTCGTCCGCAACCTCGCCAAGGTCACGATCCTCGGCAACCACGACGCCGCGGTCGCGGGCCGGATGGACTACTCGTACTACTACGAGGCCGCGCGCCAGGCGCTCGACACGCACGCGCGCCAGCTGACGCCGGACAACATGGCGTGGCTGCGGAGCCTCCCGTACAAGCACGACCTCGCGAACATCGGGCTCACGCTCTGCCACGGCTCGCCGCTGCGGCTCGAGGAGTTCGAGTACATCTTCGCCCCCGAGCAGGCGCGCGAGTGCTTGTCGATCTGGGACGAGCTCTCGGACCTCACGCTCATCGGTCACTCGCACCTGTGCAAGGTGTTCGCGCTGCGGCCCGGTGAGGTCGAGGAGCTTCCGGCGCGTCGCTTCACGCTGCGCAAGGGCTGGAAGTACATCGTGAGCGTCGGGTCGGTCGGGCAGCCGCGCGACTACGACAATCGCGCGAGCTACACGCTCTTCGACAGCGACACGCGCGAGTTCGACTTCAAGCGCGTCGAGTACGACATCGAGAGCGCGGCGACGAAGATCTTCGAGGGCAACCTCGAGCGGAACTTCGGACACCGGCTCTTCATCGGCGTCTGA
- a CDS encoding HAD-IG family 5'-nucleotidase, translating to MTSQLALPLTRSLAHESQAQVPRATRIHVNRNLRLDTVGWVGFDMDYTLAIYRHPEMDRLSIEATVRKMVERKGRPESLLAMPFRSDFPIRGLHVDKKLGNVLKMDRYRYVKRAYHGMRELSKEERRQHYHSRPVRAGTKRYHWVDTLYALPEVTVYAAAIEHLERQGIEVDYAQLFDEVRECIDIAHQDESIPGPIAADPDKYLVRDPNLGPTLHKLRSAGKKLFLLTNSRAEYTERVMSWMLDGQVSEYPRWRSYFDVVICAAKKPRFFQETELKFAPAEEGVVAPESAFVDGAIYQGGCLTELERLLKVASDEVLYVGDHIYGDVLRAKKETAWRTMMIVQEMGAELRVHDEVQTDLARIDELHAQCDTLFDELRFRQGQIKAIDRELEQREAELGRVAPSPAHAAARLTHRRAIDRIRARLHAIEEEQEELEAKVDRAFHPFWGSLFKAGPEVTSFGDQVEQYACLYTERVSNLLHYSPVHYFRGPRDRMPHEL from the coding sequence GTGACCTCGCAGCTCGCGCTGCCGCTGACCCGATCGCTCGCTCACGAGTCGCAAGCGCAGGTCCCGCGCGCCACGCGCATCCACGTCAACCGCAACCTGCGCCTCGACACGGTCGGGTGGGTCGGGTTCGACATGGACTACACGCTCGCGATCTACCGTCATCCCGAGATGGATCGCCTCAGCATCGAGGCGACCGTGCGGAAGATGGTGGAGCGCAAGGGACGCCCCGAGTCGCTCCTCGCGATGCCGTTCCGCAGCGACTTCCCGATCCGCGGCCTGCACGTCGACAAGAAGCTCGGCAACGTGCTGAAGATGGACCGCTATCGCTACGTGAAGCGCGCCTATCACGGCATGCGCGAGCTCAGCAAAGAGGAGCGGCGACAGCACTATCACTCGCGCCCGGTGCGCGCGGGCACGAAGCGTTATCACTGGGTCGACACGCTCTATGCGCTGCCCGAAGTGACCGTCTACGCCGCGGCGATCGAGCACCTCGAGCGTCAAGGCATCGAGGTCGACTACGCGCAGCTCTTCGACGAAGTGCGCGAGTGCATCGACATCGCCCACCAGGACGAGTCGATCCCCGGTCCGATCGCCGCCGATCCCGACAAGTACCTGGTGCGCGATCCGAACCTCGGTCCGACGCTCCACAAGCTGCGCAGCGCGGGCAAGAAGCTCTTCCTCCTGACGAACTCGCGCGCCGAGTACACCGAGCGCGTGATGTCGTGGATGCTCGACGGACAGGTCTCGGAGTACCCGCGCTGGCGCAGCTACTTCGACGTCGTGATCTGCGCCGCGAAGAAGCCGCGCTTCTTCCAGGAGACCGAGCTCAAGTTCGCGCCCGCCGAGGAAGGCGTGGTCGCGCCCGAGAGCGCGTTCGTCGACGGCGCGATCTACCAGGGCGGCTGTCTCACCGAGCTCGAGCGCCTCTTGAAGGTCGCGAGCGACGAGGTCCTCTACGTCGGCGATCACATCTACGGCGACGTGCTGCGCGCGAAGAAGGAAACCGCGTGGCGCACGATGATGATCGTGCAGGAGATGGGCGCCGAGCTCCGCGTGCACGACGAGGTGCAGACCGATCTCGCGCGCATCGACGAGCTGCACGCGCAGTGCGACACGCTCTTCGACGAGCTGCGCTTCCGCCAGGGTCAGATCAAGGCGATCGATCGCGAGCTCGAGCAGCGCGAGGCCGAGCTCGGCCGCGTCGCGCCGTCACCCGCGCACGCCGCCGCGCGCCTGACCCATCGCCGCGCGATCGACCGCATCCGCGCGCGCCTGCACGCCATCGAGGAAGAGCAAGAGGAGCTCGAGGCGAAGGTCGACCGGGCGTTCCATCCCTTCTGGGGATCGCTGTTCAAGGCCGGGCCCGAAGTGACGTCGTTCGGCGACCAGGTCGAGCAGTACGCTTGTCTCTATACCGAGCGCGTCTCGAACCTCTTGCATTACTCTCCGGTGCACTACTTCCGCGGCCCACGCGACCGCATGCCGCACGAGCTGTGA
- the rpmA gene encoding 50S ribosomal protein L27 — translation MAHKKGQGSSRNGRDSNSQYRGVKVYGGQEVVAGNILVRQVGSSIHAGNNVGVGSDFTLWAKIDGVVKYERQGKDRQRVSVYTKDDPRLAVTKAS, via the coding sequence ATGGCGCACAAGAAGGGTCAGGGCTCTTCGCGCAACGGGCGCGATAGCAACTCGCAGTACCGCGGCGTGAAGGTCTACGGCGGCCAGGAAGTCGTCGCGGGCAACATCCTCGTCCGTCAGGTCGGCTCGAGCATCCACGCGGGCAACAACGTCGGCGTCGGCAGCGACTTCACGCTCTGGGCGAAGATCGACGGCGTCGTGAAGTACGAGCGCCAGGGCAAGGATCGCCAGCGCGTGTCGGTGTACACGAAGGACGATCCCCGCCTCGCCGTGACGAAGGCGAGCTGA
- the rplU gene encoding 50S ribosomal protein L21: MYAVIKTGGKQYRVTEGDRLRIEKLPGDVGASVTFDEVLMVGGDKVAVGTPIVKGAKVTAEIVAQDRAKKVIVFKFRRRKNYRRKRGHRQPFTEIKITGVSA; the protein is encoded by the coding sequence ATGTACGCAGTGATCAAGACCGGCGGGAAGCAGTACCGCGTCACGGAGGGCGACCGCCTCCGCATCGAGAAGCTCCCGGGCGACGTCGGCGCCTCCGTCACGTTCGACGAGGTGCTCATGGTCGGCGGCGACAAGGTCGCGGTCGGCACCCCGATCGTGAAGGGCGCGAAGGTCACCGCCGAGATCGTCGCGCAGGATCGCGCGAAGAAGGTCATCGTGTTCAAGTTCCGGCGCCGGAAGAACTACCGCCGCAAGCGCGGTCACCGGCAGCCGTTCACCGAGATCAAGATCACGGGCGTGAGCGCCTGA